The genomic DNA TCCTCCTCTGGGATGTTTCCCAGGCGTTGCAGGTAGGGGAAGATGGGAGGGATAGGCCAGCTTCCCTTTCGGATCTCGGCCCCCAAGCCTTCGGGCAAGGCGCGGGGGAGGTTTTCCGCAAGGCCCCCCCCGGTGATGTGGGCCAGGGCGTGGAGCTCCACCCCCGCCTCCTTAAGGCGCCTAAACTCCTGCAGGTAAGCCCGATGGGGACGGAGGAGGGCCTCTTTGAGGCTTTCTCCCAGCTCGGGGACGGGGGCGTTAAGGTCCATCCCCTCCACTACCTTCCGGATCAGGGAGTAGCCGTTGGTGTGGGGGCCAGAGGAGGGGAGGGCCAGGAGGATATCCCCTTCCCGGACCCGCTCGGGGCCGAGGATTTCCTCCTTCTCCACCACCCCCACCAGGGTGCCTGCCACGTCCCAGGCCCCCTCCCGGTAGACCCCGGGCATCTCGGCGGTTTCCCCGCCCAGGAGGGGGATACCCAGAGCCTGGCAGGCTTGGGCCAGAGAGGAGAGGAGCGCGGAGAGCACTTCCTCCTCCAGGCGGCTTGCCGCCAGGTAGTCCATGAAGAAGAGGGGGGTAGCCCCCTGGCAGAGGAGGTCGTTCACCGAGTGGTTGACCAGGTCAAAGCCCAAGCCGGAGACGTCCCCCGCCTCGAGGGCCAGGAGGGTCTTGGTACCCACCCCGTCGGTGGTGGCCACCAGGACGGGGTGGCGCATCCCCGTGAGGGCCTTGGCGTCGAAAAGCCCCCCGAAGGCCCCAAGCCCCCGAAGGACCTCTTTCGTATAGGTGGCGGCGATGGCCTCCTTGGCCCGCCTTAGGGCCTCGGCTTTGGCCTCGATGTGGACCCCGGCCTCCTCGTAGCGCATCGGCCCTATCCTACCCCAAGGGCTTCTTGGAGAAGCCTCCGCACCAGGTCGGGACGGGCCTGGCCTTTGGTCCTGCGCATCACCTGGCCCAAGAGGGCGTCCAGGGCCTTGAGCTTCCCCTGGCGCACGCTTTCCGCAGCCTCGGGCATGGCGGCGATGACCTCTTCCACCACGGCCCTCAAGGCCCCCTCGTCCGCCACCACCCTTAGCCCCCGCTCCCGCACCAGGGCCTCGGGGTCCAGGCCCTCCAGCACCTCGGGCAACAGGCCCTTGGCCACCCGGCTGGTGATCTCCCCCCGCTCGAAGAGGGCCACCAGCCGGGAAAGGCTTTCCGGGGTGAGGCGGGTCTCCTCCAGGGCAAGGCCCCGCTCGTTGAGAAGCCCAGCCACGTCCGCCAAGAGCCAGTTGGCCAGGGCCTGGGGGGAGGCTTGGCCCAGGGCCAGGGCCCGGTCCAGGAAGCGGGCCAGGGCGGGGGTGTAGGCCAGGACCTCGGCGTCTTGGGGCTTGATCCCCAGGGCCAGGTAGCGCCGTTCCTTCTCCCAGGGGAGCTCGGGCAGGCTTTGGCGGATCTCCTCCAGCCACGCCTGGGAGATGGGCACCGGGGGGAGGTCGGGCTCGGGGAAGTAGCGGTAGTCGGCCTCCTCCTCCTTGGTGCGCATGGGGTAGGTTTTGCCGCTTCCCTCCTCAAAGCCCATGGTGGCGGGCTTGACCCTCTCCCCCCGCCTCAGGATCTCCGTCTGGCGGCGGATCTCGTACTCCAGGGCCCGTTGCACGCTCTTAAAGGAGTTCAGGTTCTTGATCTCCACCTTGGTGCCCAAGGGCTCCCCGGCGCGGCGCACGGAAACGTTCACATCGGCCCGCATTTTCCCTTCCTCGGGGCTGGCCTCGGAGATGCCCAGGGTCTGGACCAGGGCCTGGATGCGCTGGAGGAAGAGCCGGGCCTCCTCAGGGGTTTTTAGGTCGGGCTCGGTAACCAGCTCGATGAGGGGGCTTCCCGCCCGGTTCAGGTCCAAGAGGGTGCGGTCCTCCAGGTGGAGGCTTTTCCCCGCGTCCTCCTCCAGGTGGAGGCGCTTAATGCGCACGGTTCTTTCCCCTAAGGGGAGGTGCCCCCCCTGGCCCAGGGGGAGGTCGTACTGGCTGATCTGGTAGTTCTTGGGCAGGTCGGGGTAGAAGTAGTTCTTGCGGTGGAAGAGGAGCCTTTCCGGAACCTGGCTTCCCAAGGCCAGGGCGAGCCGGAGGCCGAACTCCACCGCCTTTTGGTTGGGTACGGGAAGGGCCCCGGGGAGGCCCAGGCAGACGGGGCAGGTGTGGGTGTTGGGGGCTGCCCCGAAGTAGTCCGCCTCGCAGCCGCAGAAGGCCTTGGTCCGGGTCTTCAGGTGCAGGTGGACCTCGAGGCCGATGACCGCCTCGTACATGGCCTAAAGTTTACCAGCTGCCCTTTGCCTCAGGGGCGCTTGGCCCCTTCCTGCACCCCCGCCAGGCGCATGAACTCCTTGGGGTCCACCGCCCGGGAGAGGCCCATCTCGTAGGTGATGAGCTTGCGCCGGTAAAGGTCCGCCAGACAGGCGTCCATGGTGATCATCCCGTACTGGCCCCCGGTCTGGATGACGCTCCTAAGCTGGTGGCTCTTGCCCTCCCGGATCAGGGCCCTTACCGCAGGGGTGGCGATCATGAGCTCGTAGGCCAAGACCCGCCCGCCCCCGAAGGCCTTGGGCAGGAGCTGCTGGGTGAGGACCGCCACCAGGTTGTTGGAAAGCTGCACCCGCACCTGCTCCTGCTGGTTCTCCGGGAAGACGTCGATGATGCGGTCGATGGTCTCGGGGGCGGAGTTGGTGTGCAGGGTGCCCATGACCAGGTGCCCGGTCTCGGCGGCGGTGATGGCGGCGGCGATGGTCTCGTAGTCCCGCATCTCCCCCACCAGGATCACATCCGGGGCCTGGCGGAGGACGCTCCTTAGGGCCTTGTGGAAGCTGTGGGTGTCGGAGCCGATCTCCCGCTGGTTGATGATGGCCTTCTTGTGTTTGTGGAAAAACTCTATGGGATCCTCGATGGTCACGATGTGCACGGGCTTGCGCTCGTTGATGTAGTCGATCATGGAGGCCAGGGTGGTGCTCTTTCCTGACCCGGTGGGCCCCGTGACCAGGACCAGGCCCCTGGGGGCCATGGCGATCTCGGCGATGCTCTTGGGGAGGCCCAGCTCCTCAAAGCTCTTGATGGTGGCGGGCACCACCCTTAAGACTCCTCCCACACTTCCCCGTTGCAGGAAGACGTTGACCCGGTAGCGCCCCTTGCCCGGGAGGCTGAAGGAGAAGTCCAGCTCTTTCTCCTCCTCAAAGATGCGCTGTTGCTTCTCGTCCATGAGGGCGTACATGAGGCGGCGGGTGTCCTGGGGGGAGAGGGGTTCGTACTCCGTGGGGTGGAACTCCCCGTCCACCTTGATCATGGGGGGGAGGCCCACGGTGATCACCAGGTCGCTGGCCCCCCGCTCCACGGCCAGGGTCAAGAGGTCCACGATGTCGGGCGTTTTGGCCATAACAGCCTCCTTTACTCGATGGTGCGCGCCAGAACCTCCTCGAGGGTGGTGATCCCCTGGAGGGCCTTGTAGATGCCGTCTTCCCGCAGGGTCTTCATGCCCTTTCTGCGGGCGATCTCCTTGATCTCCGTGGCCGACTTGCCCGCCACGATGGCGTGGCGGATCTCGTCGTCCACCACCAAGAGCTCGTGGATGGCGTAGCGGCCCTTGTAGCCGGTGCCCCCGCAGCGCTCGCACCCCATGCCTTTAAAGAGCTTGGCCCCTCGGATCTCCTCTTGGGAAAGGCCTAGGCGCCGGAGGACTTCGGGGTCGGGCTTAACCTCCACCTTACAGCGGTCGCAGATCCTCCGCACCAGGCGCTGGGAAAGAACGCCGATGAGGGCGGCGGAGATGTTGAAGAGCTCCACCCCCATCTCGTCCAGGCGGGTGATGGCCTGGGCGGCGTCGTTGGTGTGCAGGGTGGCGATGACCAGGTGGCCGGTGAGGGCGGCCTCGGTGGCGATCTTGGCGGTTTCCGAGTCCCGGATCTCCCCCACCATGATGATGTCGGGGTCCTGCCGCAAGAAGGCCCTAAGGGCCCGGGCGAAGGTGAGCCCGGCCTGGGGGTTCACCTGGGTCTGGTTGATGCCGGGGATCTCGTACTCCACCGGGTCCTCGATGGTCTGGGTGTTCTTGTCGGGGGTGGCGATGCGCTTGAGGATGGAGAAGGTGGTAAAGCTCTTGCCGCTTCCGGTGGGTCCGGTGATGAGGAAGATGCCGTAGGGTTTGGAGATCACCTCCTGGAAGCGCTCAAAGACCCCGGGGGCGAAGCCTAGCCCTTCGATCTCCGGGATGTCGGCGGCCTTTTTCAGGAGGCGCATCACCGCCTTTTCCCCGTAGACGGTAGGCAGGGTGGAGAGGCGAAGGTCCACATCGATAGAACCTTCCCGGTAGCGCACCCGCCCGTCCTGGGGTAGGCGCCTTTCGGCGATGTTGAGGCCGCCCATGATCTTGACCACGCTGATGACGGAGTTTAGAGCCCCTTTGGGCAGGGTGGTGTACTGGCGCAGGGTACCGTCGATGCGGAGGCGCACCAGCACATCCGACTGCCGGGGTTCTATGTGGATGTCAGAGGCATCCTGCAGGTAGGCCTCCCGGATCACCTGCTTGACAAACTTCTGGGCGGCGCTTTCGTCCAGCTCGGAAAGGGCGGAAGCCTCCTCCTCTTCCTGGTACCCCTTGGCCAGCTCCTTGGCCAGTTCCCCCAGCTCCTCTTTGCCGTAAAAGCGCTCGATGAGCTTGGTGATGGCGGCCTCCGTGGTTACGGCGGGCACCACCTCGTAGGCCAAGCCCTTGCGTTTCAGGGCCAGGCGCACGTCGTCCAGGGCCAGGATGTTCCGGGGATCCTTCATGAGGAGGACCAGGGTCTTGCCCTCCAGGTGGTGGGGGAAGACCCCGTATCGCCGGGCCAGGTCCTCGGGGATGAGGAGGGCGGCGCCGGGGTCCGGGGGGTTCTCCTCGGGGCTGATGTAGGGGTAGCCCAGCTGGGCGGCCACCGCTTGGGCCAGGGCCTCGGGTTTGAGCTTGCCCGAGGCCACCAGGGTGTCCTCGAGGCGCCCTCCCCCTTGGCGCTGTTTCTTCAGGGCCTCCTCCACGTCCTCGGGCCGGACCAGGCCCAGCTCCACCAGGATCTCCCCCAGGGGTTTGGCCTTAGGTAGGCGCCTTTGCACCTCGAGGGCCTCCCTTAAATCCTCGCGGCTCAGGCGACCCTCCTGGACCAGGACCTCCCCCAGGCGGCTTTTCTCCGGATAGGTCCGGTGGAAAAGGGACTCCCACTCTTTGGGGGGGGTGAGGAGGAAGCGGGCGGGCTGGCCCAAAAGCTCCCCCACCGCTTCCTTATGCCGGGGGTCGGCGAGGACCACCTCCACCTCCCCGTTTTTGAACCGAACGGGCACGGCGCTGTAGCGCAGGGCATCCGAGCGCAGGAGAAGGTTAGCGGCGGCGGGGTCGGGGGATAGGCCCTGGGTGGAGGGGAGAAACTCCATTCCCTTCTGCTCCGCCAAAACCCGGTAGAGAACTTCCTCGGGTAGCCCCTTGCGCACCAGGATGCGGCCCAGGAGATCCCCGGTCTTTTCCTGCTCCACCAGGGCTTCCTCCAGGGTGTTTCGGTCCAAAAGGCCCTTTTGCACCAAAAGCTCGCCCACCTTCAGCTCCTCCCGACTGGGGCCGCTGGGGGGAGGGGGTAGGGGTAGGCCGAGCTCCGGGTAGCTCTTGGCCAAGGCATAGAGGAAGGCGCTCTTGGTGGCCTGGTAGGGTTCCACCACCATCCCGGTGAGGTCCTCCACCTCCTCGAGGGCCAAGGTGTCCAAGGGATTCACGAAGGCCACCCGCACCACCCCCGCCTCCTCGTCCAGGGCGAAGGGGATGGCCTGGAGTTCCTTGGCCTTCTCTGCCGGCAGGAGGGCCTTCACCTTGGGGGGGATCTCCAGGGTGTGAAGCTCCACCAAGGGGATGCCGAAGTGGTCCTCGATGGCCTGGGCGATCCTTCTTTCAGAAAGGAGCCCCGAGTCCACGATGACCTCGGCCAAGGAACCCCCCACCTCCCGGTGCTTTTCCAGGGCCATCTGGAGCTCCTCGTCGGTGAGGAGGCCGGCATCCAACAGGATGGCCCCTAGCCGCTTGTCTCCGATGGTGAGCACGCTCATCCCAATCCTCCCCGTGGCTTCCTGAATGGAGTCTCCAACATCCGTATGAAACGCGTGTAAAAGAACTCCCTTTCTCGCAAGGGGGGCACCAAAACGGTGTACGCCCCCACCAGGTTGCCCCCCAGCACGTCGGTAAAGATCTGGTCCCCCACCACCGCCACCTGAGAGGGGGGTAGTTCTAGAGCCCGCAGAGCCTTTCGGAAGCCTAGCCAGGGCTTCAGGGCGGGGGCGTGGCCAGGGAGGCCCAGGGCCTTTTGCACCCTAGCGAAGCGCTCGGGCAGGGCGTTGGAGAGGAGGTAGACGGGCATCTCGGCCTTCAACCCCTCCAGCCAGGTGCGGTGGTCGGAAGGGATCTCCTCCTCCCCGTAGGGCAGAAGGGTGTTGTCCAGGTCCAGGATGACGCCCTTCAGGCCTCGAGCCCTGAGCCACTCCGGGGTGAGGTGAAGGAGGGAGGGAAGGACCGCCCGCGGGAAGAGCATAGCCTTATTCTGGCACGGGCAGGTGAAGGGCCCCTTAACGGGGAAGCATCACCAACCCCCACATCCGCCCCGTTTTTCCCTGGTCCCGGCGGTGGGAGAAGAGGGTGGGCTCGCAGTGGGTGCATAGGCCCACCCGGTAGATGCGCTCTTCCTTCAGCCCCGCCCGCTTCGCCTGCAAAAGAAGGGCCTTCTCCAGGTCCAGAAGGTACTTGCCAGGGGCCTTGGGATCGGGGGTGAAGGTGGGCAGGCCGGCCTGTTGGAAAACCCCTGCTACCTCCTCCCCCACCTGGTAGCACCCGCCCCCGATGCCGGGGCCGATGGCCAGGTGGGCTTCCTTTGGGTCTAGGCCCAGACCGTCCAGAAGGGCCAGGGCTTTGGGCAGGATGCCTCCCACCACCCCCCGCCAGCCTGCGTGCAGGGCGGCCACAGCCCCTTGGGGGTGGTAGAGGAGGAGGGGGTAGCAGTCCGCCACCCCCACCCGCAGGAGGAGGCCCGGCGTGCGGGTGAGGAGGCCATCCCCTTCCCAAACCCCGGGGCCTTCCACCAGGTGGATCTCCGTGCCGTGTACCTGTTTGAGCCCGGCCACGGGGGGATGGCCGAATCGAGAGAGGACCCGCCTTTGGTTCTCGGCCACCCGTTCGGGGTCGTCCCCGGTGGCGGCGGAGAGGTTCAGGCTTTGAAAGGGCCCCTGGGACACCCCACCCAGGCGGGTGGTGAAGCCATGGGGCACGGGTAGTGGAGTGGTGAGGAGGGGAACCATGGCTCTATTGTGCCCTGGGGTTCCGCAAAGCGTGCCCTTACCCCTATTCTTAATAGGCTCAGGCGTATACTATAACCCCATGAGGACGGACCGGAACCAGCTCCGCTTCAACCAGGTGTTGCTTACCCTTCTTTTGCCCTTGGCAGCGCTTTTGGACCTTCCCCTTTTGGTCTATCTCCTTTTCCTCCTGATGGCCAGCCAACATACCCCTTGGGACTTGATGGTGGCCCTGAAGCGGGCTCTGGGCATCCCCGCTAGGCTGGTGGAGGAGGACCCCAGGCCCCACCGCTTCGCCCGCACCTTGGGGGCGGTGTTTTTGGGGCTGGCCTCCCTTTTCCTCCTCCTGGGCCTCAAGGGGGTGGGCTATGCCTTAGCCCTTTTGGTGGCCTTCCTAGCCTTCATCAACCTGGCCTTCGGTTTCTGCTTGGGGTGCTTCCTCTACCTGCACCTGCGCTACGCCCGGGCCCTTTTCACCGGGAAATAGCCTCCAGAAGCCGCACCATCTCGATGGCGGTGAAGACCGCCTCGGCTCCCTTGTTCCCCGCCTTGCCCCCGGCCCTTTCCTGGGCCTCCTCCGGGGTGTTGGTGGTGAGGACGCCGAAGACGATGGGCTTTTCCGTCTGGAGCATGGCCTGCATGAGGCCGCTGGCCGCCTGGGCGGCCACGTACTCGAAGTGGGGGGTTTCCCCCCGCACCACGGCCCCTAAAGCCACCACCGCATCCACGTCGGGGCGCAGGGCCAGGCGCTTGGCCACCAGGGGCAGCTCAAAGGAACCCGGCACCCAGGCCACCAGGACCTCTCCAGGGTCCCCGCCCAGGCGGGCGTAGGCCTCGAGGGCCCCCTCCAGAAGCAACTTGGTCACCCGCTCGTTGAAGCGGCCCACGGCGATGGCCAGGCGTACCCCTTTGGCGGTGAGGATGGGGGAGAGGGTCTTGGGCTTCATGGCCCCAATATACTTTGGGGGTGGAGCGGTATCTCCTGGTGGCCTTGGGCGGGGCTTTGGGCTCCGCCCTGCGCTATGGGCTTGGGGCCTGGGTACAGGTCCTTACCGGCCCCAGCTTCCCCTATAGCACCCTCTTGATCAACGCTCTGGGCAGTTTCCTCATCGGCGTGGTGATCCGCCTGTCCCTGGAGGGGGCCCTTTCCGGGGAAGGGCGCCTCTTCCTGGCGGTGGGGGTGTTGGGGGGGTTTACCACCTTCTCCACCTTTAGCTACGAGACCCTGGCCCTGCTCCAGGACGGTGAGGTAGGGAGGGCCTTGGTGTACGTTTTGGCCAGCGTTTTCCTGGGCCTCCTCCTGGTGCTTTTGGGCTACCGCCTGGGCGGGGCCCTGGTAGCCTAGGGGTATGAAGCTGGAAGGGGAGGCCAAGCTCCTGCGCATCTTCGTGGGAGAGTCAGACCGGCATGGGGGAAGGCCCCTCTATGAAGCCATCGTCCTCGAGGCCAAGCGCCAGGGCCTGGCGGGGGCCACGGTGTTTAAGGGCTTCATGGGTTTCGGCGCCCACTCCCGCATCCACACCGCCAAGGTGCTTCAGCTTTCCGAGGACCTGCCGGTGATGGTGGAGATCGTGGACGCCGAGGAGAAGATCCGGGCCTTCCTGCCCGTACTGGACGAGATGGTGAAGGAGGGCCTGGTCACCTTGGAGAAGGTGGAGGTCATCCGCTACCAAAGCCGGTGATCCAGAATCCTTTCTTCCCTTGGGGGCCAAGGTACCCTTAGACCATGGAGCGGGTACCACCGGGGCAGATCATCACCGAGCGCTTCCCCATCCTCACCTACGGGGAAGAACCCCGGATCGCTCCAGAGGCGTGGCGCTTTGAGCTCTTCGGCCTGGTGGAGGCGCCCCTCGCCCTCACCTACGTCGAACTCCTGGCCCTGCCCCAGGTGGAGGTAACCCGGGACTTCCACTGCGTCACCCGCTGGAGCCGCTTGGATGTGGCGTGGAAGGGGGTTCGAGTGAAGGACCTCCTGGAAAGGGCGAGGCCCAAGCCCGAGGCGGTGGCCGCCCTGGTCCACAGCTACGGGGGCTACACCACCAACCTCCTCCTGGAGGACCTCCTGCGGGAGGATGTCCTCCTGGCCCACACCCTTTTTGGCAAGCCCCTGCCTCCTGAAAGGGGAGGCCCGGTGCGCCTCCTGGTACCCCACCTCTACGCCTGGAAAAGCGCCAAGTGGGTGCGGGGCATAGAGCTTCTGGACCACCTGGAGCTGGGCTTTTGGGAAAAGCTCGGGTACCACTGGCGGGGGGATCCCTGGCGGGAAGAGCGCTTCCAGGAGGGGCCTGTTCCCGCCGCAAGCCTCAGGTTCCGCAGTAAGAAACCTTGATACAATCAGGCTAAGGAGGTGGGAGCATGACCCCCCTGGAGCGGGCTCGCCTGGATGTGGAGGAGGCTTTGCGGCGCTACCGGGAGTGCGTGGCGGGCGAGGAGATGGAGTATGGCTCAGAGTACGAGCGGGTGACCTTCATGGAGTACGAAGCCCCGGCCCCCGATCCCTGCGCCGAGGCTTTTTCCCGGCTTCTGGCTGCGGTGCGGACCTATGAGGCGGCAGGGGGAAGCCGGGAGGAGCTGGACTTGGGCTCCCTGCGGGAGCCGATCTACGACGCCCTGGACAGGGGGTAGGCCACAGGCTTTCCCTGCTGGAAGTAGAGCGCTTCCCGGTATCCTAGGTCGATAAGGAGGTCCGCTGTCTGGGGAAAACGGTGGCCCACCTGGTGGGGCTGGTGGGCATCGGAGCCCAGGACCACCCCGATGCCGAGCTCTTGCGCCCGGCGGAGGAGGGCGGGGGCCGGGTAGATTTCTCCCGCTGGGTTCCTGAGCCCGGAGGTGTTCACGTCCAGGCTAAGCCCCTCCTCGGCGATGACCCTGAGGGCAGGTTCGGCCAGCTCCACAAGGGCTTCCTCCGGAAGGCGGTGGCCGAACTTCTTGGGCAGGTCCAGGTGGCCGATGGCGTGAAAGAGGCCGCTTCTTGCCGCTTTTTCCACCTCCTGGAAGTAAGCCTGGAAGATCTCCTTCAGGTCCCGCCAGGTGTACTCCTCCTGGTGGTCGGGATGGTCCAGGGGCCAGGCCCCCAGGTAGTGGACGCTGCCGATCACGTAGTCGAAGGGGTAGCCTTTAAGCAGGGTGCGCACGAACTCCTCCGTGCCCTCGTGGAAGTCAGCCTCGAGGCCGATCCCCACGTAAAGATCCGGGTGATCCTCCCGGATTTTCTCCAGGGCCAGGAGGTAAAAGGGCAGGGCCTCGAGGCGCATGCGGCTTTGGGGGTCGTACCAAGCGGGCATGGGGCTGTGGTCGGTAAAGACCACTCCCTTTAGCCCGGCTTTCCGAGCGTAAAACAGGTATTCCCCCGGGGCCCCCTGGGCATGGCCGCAAAGAGGAGTGTGGACGTGGCTATCCACCACGTGCCGATTCTATCCGAAGAAGGGTTCCCTCCCAGGTGTAGGCGACCACCTTTTGCCCCAGGGCCTGGGATAGGTCCAGGGAGAGGAAGGGATCCTCCAGGAGCCCTCCTTCGGGTGGAGGGAGGGTGGTCACCTCCTGCACCAGAACGGTCAGGGCTGGGGGTGGGGGAAGAAGGGCGGGGTAGCGTTCCAGGATGGCTTCCACCCGGAAGGCCTCCGCCCAAAGCCGCTTTAGGGCGAAAAGAGCCTCCCTTGGGGTCTGGGCCGGGTGGTAGACTCCCTCCCCTGCCCGCCGCACAAGGAAGGGCCCCCTGCCCCCAAGGGCTTCCAGGAAGGCCTCGGCCCGCTCGGGAAGGAGATAGCTTTCCCGCACCGCCCGCTTTGCCTCCTCCGCCGCCAGCAGCAACCTTTCCTCGTCTATGCGCACCCCAAAGACCCCCTGAAAAAGCCTCCCGATGCGCTCGGCAAGGTTGTTGAGGCGGGCGAACTCTTCCCAAAGCCCCACCACCCAGGTCCCCTTTACGGGGAAACCCAGCTCCTGGGCCTGCCTCAGGAGAAGAACCTCCCCTTGGCCTTCCGCCTGGGCCAAGGGGGTTAATCCCGGGTTCACCATGGGTACCAAGCCCGGCGGCCACGGCAGGGCCAGGGCCCGCCACGGGCGGAAAGCGCCGGGGTTTCTCCGCCCAAGAGGCCCTGGGCTTTAAGGCATGGCCCCAAATCCCCCACGGGACACGCGTTGGAGCGCCTCAAGTCCATCACAGGGGCCGGGGGTTCAGACAAAGCGCACCCCTTCGGCCCGGGTCACCTTGCCCTGGTAAAGGAAGGTGATCTGGCGTAAGGCCGCCTGGAGGTCAAAGGGGGTAAGGGCGCTGGTGGCGTCCTCAGGAAGGACCACCCGATACCAGCGCAAAGCGGCGGAGCCAGCGGTGTGGAGCACGCAAATGTTGGCCACGGTGCCCGTCACCACCACGTGCTTTACCCCCCAAAGGTGCAGGTAGTGGTCCAGGGG from Thermus tengchongensis includes the following:
- the gatB gene encoding Asp-tRNA(Asn)/Glu-tRNA(Gln) amidotransferase subunit GatB; the protein is MYEAVIGLEVHLHLKTRTKAFCGCEADYFGAAPNTHTCPVCLGLPGALPVPNQKAVEFGLRLALALGSQVPERLLFHRKNYFYPDLPKNYQISQYDLPLGQGGHLPLGERTVRIKRLHLEEDAGKSLHLEDRTLLDLNRAGSPLIELVTEPDLKTPEEARLFLQRIQALVQTLGISEASPEEGKMRADVNVSVRRAGEPLGTKVEIKNLNSFKSVQRALEYEIRRQTEILRRGERVKPATMGFEEGSGKTYPMRTKEEEADYRYFPEPDLPPVPISQAWLEEIRQSLPELPWEKERRYLALGIKPQDAEVLAYTPALARFLDRALALGQASPQALANWLLADVAGLLNERGLALEETRLTPESLSRLVALFERGEITSRVAKGLLPEVLEGLDPEALVRERGLRVVADEGALRAVVEEVIAAMPEAAESVRQGKLKALDALLGQVMRRTKGQARPDLVRRLLQEALGVG
- the pgeF gene encoding peptidoglycan editing factor PgeF translates to MVPLLTTPLPVPHGFTTRLGGVSQGPFQSLNLSAATGDDPERVAENQRRVLSRFGHPPVAGLKQVHGTEIHLVEGPGVWEGDGLLTRTPGLLLRVGVADCYPLLLYHPQGAVAALHAGWRGVVGGILPKALALLDGLGLDPKEAHLAIGPGIGGGCYQVGEEVAGVFQQAGLPTFTPDPKAPGKYLLDLEKALLLQAKRAGLKEERIYRVGLCTHCEPTLFSHRRDQGKTGRMWGLVMLPR
- a CDS encoding DUF4395 family protein — translated: MRTDRNQLRFNQVLLTLLLPLAALLDLPLLVYLLFLLMASQHTPWDLMVALKRALGIPARLVEEDPRPHRFARTLGAVFLGLASLFLLLGLKGVGYALALLVAFLAFINLAFGFCLGCFLYLHLRYARALFTGK
- the crcB gene encoding fluoride efflux transporter CrcB, coding for MERYLLVALGGALGSALRYGLGAWVQVLTGPSFPYSTLLINALGSFLIGVVIRLSLEGALSGEGRLFLAVGVLGGFTTFSTFSYETLALLQDGEVGRALVYVLASVFLGLLLVLLGYRLGGALVA
- a CDS encoding histidinol-phosphatase HisJ family protein — protein: MVDSHVHTPLCGHAQGAPGEYLFYARKAGLKGVVFTDHSPMPAWYDPQSRMRLEALPFYLLALEKIREDHPDLYVGIGLEADFHEGTEEFVRTLLKGYPFDYVIGSVHYLGAWPLDHPDHQEEYTWRDLKEIFQAYFQEVEKAARSGLFHAIGHLDLPKKFGHRLPEEALVELAEPALRVIAEEGLSLDVNTSGLRNPAGEIYPAPALLRRAQELGIGVVLGSDAHQPHQVGHRFPQTADLLIDLGYREALYFQQGKPVAYPLSRAS
- a CDS encoding YqeG family HAD IIIA-type phosphatase; protein product: MLFPRAVLPSLLHLTPEWLRARGLKGVILDLDNTLLPYGEEEIPSDHRTWLEGLKAEMPVYLLSNALPERFARVQKALGLPGHAPALKPWLGFRKALRALELPPSQVAVVGDQIFTDVLGGNLVGAYTVLVPPLREREFFYTRFIRMLETPFRKPRGGLG
- a CDS encoding DUF190 domain-containing protein, translated to MKLEGEAKLLRIFVGESDRHGGRPLYEAIVLEAKRQGLAGATVFKGFMGFGAHSRIHTAKVLQLSEDLPVMVEIVDAEEKIRAFLPVLDEMVKEGLVTLEKVEVIRYQSR
- a CDS encoding sulfite oxidase-like oxidoreductase; this encodes MERVPPGQIITERFPILTYGEEPRIAPEAWRFELFGLVEAPLALTYVELLALPQVEVTRDFHCVTRWSRLDVAWKGVRVKDLLERARPKPEAVAALVHSYGGYTTNLLLEDLLREDVLLAHTLFGKPLPPERGGPVRLLVPHLYAWKSAKWVRGIELLDHLELGFWEKLGYHWRGDPWREERFQEGPVPAASLRFRSKKP
- the purM gene encoding phosphoribosylformylglycinamidine cyclo-ligase; this translates as MRYEEAGVHIEAKAEALRRAKEAIAATYTKEVLRGLGAFGGLFDAKALTGMRHPVLVATTDGVGTKTLLALEAGDVSGLGFDLVNHSVNDLLCQGATPLFFMDYLAASRLEEEVLSALLSSLAQACQALGIPLLGGETAEMPGVYREGAWDVAGTLVGVVEKEEILGPERVREGDILLALPSSGPHTNGYSLIRKVVEGMDLNAPVPELGESLKEALLRPHRAYLQEFRRLKEAGVELHALAHITGGGLAENLPRALPEGLGAEIRKGSWPIPPIFPYLQRLGNIPEEEMYRVFNMGLGLVLVLPEGEAQRAQALVESFPVGRVVAGSGVRLV
- the pilB gene encoding type IV pilus assembly ATPase PilB; translated protein: MSVLTIGDKRLGAILLDAGLLTDEELQMALEKHREVGGSLAEVIVDSGLLSERRIAQAIEDHFGIPLVELHTLEIPPKVKALLPAEKAKELQAIPFALDEEAGVVRVAFVNPLDTLALEEVEDLTGMVVEPYQATKSAFLYALAKSYPELGLPLPPPPSGPSREELKVGELLVQKGLLDRNTLEEALVEQEKTGDLLGRILVRKGLPEEVLYRVLAEQKGMEFLPSTQGLSPDPAAANLLLRSDALRYSAVPVRFKNGEVEVVLADPRHKEAVGELLGQPARFLLTPPKEWESLFHRTYPEKSRLGEVLVQEGRLSREDLREALEVQRRLPKAKPLGEILVELGLVRPEDVEEALKKQRQGGGRLEDTLVASGKLKPEALAQAVAAQLGYPYISPEENPPDPGAALLIPEDLARRYGVFPHHLEGKTLVLLMKDPRNILALDDVRLALKRKGLAYEVVPAVTTEAAITKLIERFYGKEELGELAKELAKGYQEEEEASALSELDESAAQKFVKQVIREAYLQDASDIHIEPRQSDVLVRLRIDGTLRQYTTLPKGALNSVISVVKIMGGLNIAERRLPQDGRVRYREGSIDVDLRLSTLPTVYGEKAVMRLLKKAADIPEIEGLGFAPGVFERFQEVISKPYGIFLITGPTGSGKSFTTFSILKRIATPDKNTQTIEDPVEYEIPGINQTQVNPQAGLTFARALRAFLRQDPDIIMVGEIRDSETAKIATEAALTGHLVIATLHTNDAAQAITRLDEMGVELFNISAALIGVLSQRLVRRICDRCKVEVKPDPEVLRRLGLSQEEIRGAKLFKGMGCERCGGTGYKGRYAIHELLVVDDEIRHAIVAGKSATEIKEIARRKGMKTLREDGIYKALQGITTLEEVLARTIE
- the ribH gene encoding 6,7-dimethyl-8-ribityllumazine synthase, which translates into the protein MKPKTLSPILTAKGVRLAIAVGRFNERVTKLLLEGALEAYARLGGDPGEVLVAWVPGSFELPLVAKRLALRPDVDAVVALGAVVRGETPHFEYVAAQAASGLMQAMLQTEKPIVFGVLTTNTPEEAQERAGGKAGNKGAEAVFTAIEMVRLLEAISR
- a CDS encoding type IV pilus twitching motility protein PilT, encoding MAKTPDIVDLLTLAVERGASDLVITVGLPPMIKVDGEFHPTEYEPLSPQDTRRLMYALMDEKQQRIFEEEKELDFSFSLPGKGRYRVNVFLQRGSVGGVLRVVPATIKSFEELGLPKSIAEIAMAPRGLVLVTGPTGSGKSTTLASMIDYINERKPVHIVTIEDPIEFFHKHKKAIINQREIGSDTHSFHKALRSVLRQAPDVILVGEMRDYETIAAAITAAETGHLVMGTLHTNSAPETIDRIIDVFPENQQEQVRVQLSNNLVAVLTQQLLPKAFGGGRVLAYELMIATPAVRALIREGKSHQLRSVIQTGGQYGMITMDACLADLYRRKLITYEMGLSRAVDPKEFMRLAGVQEGAKRP